A DNA window from Streptomyces canus contains the following coding sequences:
- a CDS encoding ABC transporter permease: MFLDSDLLMSALRALTPILLAALGGAICERAGVFNIGLEGMMLMGCFTSVATSWFTGSAWLGVLAAALAAAAYSLILAVGAVTLRGDAVVLGVAMNLLAVGLTGFLLRTVFGVQGTFDDPSLAGLPLAGGFTPLTYLSWAAVAVATVMLSRHVWGLRLRGVGEAPDAAATLGVSPAGYKYGAILLSGVLCGLAGAQLALGNVTLFTENMTAGRGWIAVVAVMLGRAAPIGVLLAALLFGLAEAAGFRLQGLGLPQQATDAAPYVVTLGALFLTTARRRRRTRPTGAAS; the protein is encoded by the coding sequence ATGTTCCTCGACTCCGATCTGCTGATGTCGGCGCTGCGCGCGCTCACCCCCATCCTGCTGGCCGCGCTCGGCGGCGCGATCTGCGAACGGGCGGGCGTGTTCAACATCGGCCTCGAGGGCATGATGCTGATGGGCTGCTTCACGTCCGTCGCCACCAGCTGGTTCACCGGCAGCGCCTGGCTCGGCGTCCTGGCGGCGGCCCTCGCGGCGGCCGCGTACTCGCTGATCCTGGCGGTGGGGGCCGTGACCCTCCGCGGGGACGCGGTGGTTCTCGGGGTGGCCATGAATCTCCTCGCCGTGGGCCTCACCGGCTTCCTCCTGCGTACGGTCTTCGGAGTGCAGGGCACTTTCGACGATCCGTCACTGGCCGGGCTGCCGTTGGCCGGTGGCTTCACACCGCTCACGTATTTGTCGTGGGCGGCGGTCGCGGTGGCCACGGTGATGCTCTCGCGGCACGTGTGGGGGCTCAGGCTCCGCGGAGTCGGCGAGGCCCCGGACGCGGCCGCGACGCTGGGAGTGAGCCCGGCCGGGTACAAGTACGGGGCGATCCTGCTCTCCGGTGTGCTGTGCGGGCTCGCGGGGGCTCAACTGGCCCTCGGCAACGTCACCTTGTTCACCGAGAACATGACGGCGGGCCGCGGCTGGATCGCGGTCGTCGCGGTCATGCTGGGCCGTGCCGCGCCCATCGGGGTGCTGCTCGCCGCGCTGCTCTTCGGCCTCGCCGAAGCGGCCGGCTTCCGCCTCCAGGGCCTCGGTCTGCCCCAGCAGGCGACCGACGCCGCGCCCTACGT